Sequence from the Sphingobacteriaceae bacterium GW460-11-11-14-LB5 genome:
CTGTGGCATCAAAAGAACCTTTAAAGTTATTAGCAATGACCTTATGGGTTTCAAAATCTTTGGGCACGCGATCAAAAAATACAATGGGTAAACCCTTTGCATATAAATCTCTTAAATAATCGATATCCTGCGTTTCTGAAGAAAGTGCAATTAATAAACCGTCGATAGAACGCGATGCCAGGTGTTCTACGTTTAATTTTTCCTGCTTGTACGATTCGTGACTTTGAGAAATAATAACATGATAATCTCTGTCATAAGCAATTGATTCAATGCCATTTATCACCTGAGAAAAAAAGTTATTGGCAATTTCACTTACAATAATGCCGATAGAGTAACTGCGACGTTCCTTTAAACTTCTGGCAATTGGATTGGCACGGTAATTTACCTTTTCGGCATAAGCCAAAACAAGCTTTTTTGTTTCCTCACTAATTTCGTAACGGTCTCTTAAAGCCCTGGAAACTGTAGAGGTAGACAGTCCTAATGCTTTAGCAATATCTTTTATGGTAGATGTTTCAAATCTCATGTTTCGTATTGCGTACAAGTTACAAAAAATATCTCTTTAAGGGGATTCAATCACCAATATTAATAAACGTCAAAGTAACGTTTTTGGGAACGTTTGCACACTTTTTTAGTTAAATCTGGTTTCAATTGCTTTTTAGTTTGTAAAATTGTTACACCAACGTAACCAAATATAAACTAACTATAACATCCCGAAATAGAATTATATTCTATATGCAAGCGATTGCAGCATCGTAAAAAACCAAATCGTATCAACTAAATTAATCATTATGAGCAGAGTTTTACTCTTATTTACATTTCTCTCTTTTATTGGATTATCAGTGGCTCAAGCACAAAACAGGCAGCTTACTGGAACCGTGAAAGATAAAAAAGACGGACAGGTCCTGGTTGGCGTGAGTGTTTCTCTTTCCGGCACTAAAAATGGAACCAGTACCGATGCTAATGGAGTTTTCAAGATCAGCATTCCTACAAATGGTTCGGTTTTAACTTTTACCTATATCGGTTATAAAACCAAAAATGTTACGGTAACAAACGAAACGAAACTTTCAGTTACCCTGGATGAAGATGCTAACAATCTTGAAGAGGTGACCGTAAATGTTGGCTACGGCATTGTACGCAAAAAAGATTTAACTGGTGCAGTGGGTTCAGTAAGTGCTGATGTAATTGCTGCAGCGCCGGTTTCTTCTGCATTGGAGGCCATTCAAGGTCGTGTAGCCGGGATTAACATTTCATCATCAGAAGGTTCGCCAGATGCACAGATTAATGTGCGCGTTAGGGGAGGTGGTTCCATTACCGGAGATAACTCGCCATTGTATATTGTTGATGGTTTTCCGGTAGCCTCTATTTCCGATATTGCGCCACAGGATATCGAATCCATAGATCTCTTAAAAGATGCATCATCAACAGCCATTTACGGGGCAAGGGGCGCTAACGGTGTAATATTGGTTACCACAAAAAACAGTAAAGATGGCAAAACGAATATCAGTTATAACGTTTTTGGTGGCACCAGAAAAATAGCGAAGAAACTGGGCGTGTTGTCAGCTTCTGATTATGTGCACTGGCAATATGAGCGTGCGCTTTTAGATGGCTCACTAACAGATTACACTCAATATTTTGGAAATTATCAGGATATAGATCTGTACAATAATGTGGCAGAAAACAACTGGCAGGACCTTGTTTTTGGCCGGACCGGAACAACCTTTAACCAGAATTTAAGCATTACCGGCGGAAGCGACAAAACCAAATACAGCCTGAGCCACAGTTTGGTAAACGACAAGGCCATCATGCAGATGTCTGATTTTAAAAGACAGAACATCAACTTTAAGTTAACGCATAAACTATACAATGCGCTGGCTTTAGATTTTGGTTTCCGCTATTCCGATACCAAAACCAACGGCGGTGGTGCGAACGAACAGAATGAAAAATCATCAGCCGATTCGCGTTTAAAATATGCTATCCTTTACCCATCCTTTCCGGTTCCAGGTCTGACAGCATCAACAGATACTAATGATGAATTTAACTTATATAACCCATTGGTGGCCATTTCGGATAACGATCAGTACGTGCACCGTAAAGCCTATAACATCAACGGAGCAGCAACTTACGAAATCATCGATAACTTAAAACTACGTTCAGAAGTGGGTTACGATGGGCTTAGAAATGATCAGGACCGCTTTTATGGCATTACAACTTACTATGTAAAAAACCTTGCCGATTATCCTAACCTGCCTACACTCAGTTCGATGAACACCACCAGGAATAGTTTTAGGAACACGAATACGCTTAATTATAGCTTCAGTAAAATCCTAGATAAAAACCACAACCTAAATGTTTTATTGGGACAGGAATTTATCAAAACTGAACAGAATATTTTGACTAATGAGGTTCATGGTTTTCCAAAAACATTCACATTCGATCAAACCAGGGTATTAACCACACAAGGTAAGGCTTCTATAATAGACAACAATTTCTCGCCGGATGATAAATTATTTTCGTTTTTCGGCAGGGCAAATTACGATTATAAAGGCAAATACCTGTTAAGTGCTACATTCAGGGCAGATGGTTCTTCTAAATTTTCAAGCGAAAACCACTGGGGTTATTTCCCTTCAGTTTCAGCAGGCTGGAGAATCTCTCAGGAAGATTTTATGAATAGTACAAAATCCTGGTTAACAGATTTAAAACTAAGGGGAAGTTATGGTGCTGCAGGTAACAATAATATCCCTCCAGGGCAGATTACACAATCGTTTCAGAATTCTACCACCACCTGGATAAATGGCTTCAATAACTATTGGGCGGCATCTAAAATCATGGCAAACCCTGATTTAAAATGGGAAACAACGGTGACCAGAAACATCGGACTCGATTTTGCTTTATTTAATTCGAAAGTGACTGGTACAATTGATGCCTACTTAAATAAAACCAAAGACCTCCTGATCTTATTCCCGGTTGGGGGCACTGGTTATGATTCGCAGTACCGTAATCTGGGTCAAACGCAAAACAAAGGTTTAGAATTCTCTGTAAACTGGAACGCGATAAAAGAAAAGAATTTCGATCTATCGGTAAATGCAAACATCAGCTTTAACCGCAACAAGGTAATCTCATTGGGTTCGGTTAAAAACATTAACGGTACTTCGGGATGGGCATCAACAGAAATTGGTGTAGATTATCTGGTAGAAGAAGGTGCATCTATTGGTCGTATTTACGGATATAAGAGTGCTGGCAGATATGAAGTATCTGATTTTACTGGCTACAACGCCACAACCGGCAAATGGACATTAAAGCCAGGTATTGTTGATGCGACTTCATTTGTAGGCACAGTACGTCCGGGTACCATGAAAATAGAAGATATTTCTGGCGATGGAAAGATTGATTTATCCGACCGCTCGATTATCGGTAATACCAACCCATTAAATACCGGTGGTTTCTCGCTTAATTCGAGAATTTACGATTTTGATCTTGGTGCGTATTTTAACTGGAGCTATGGAAATGATGTTTACAATGCAAATAAGATCGAGTATACCTCTACCAGTAAATATGCTTCCAGAAATCTAATTTCGGCCATGGAAAGCGGACAGCGCTGGACAAACTTAAGAGCAGACGGAACAATCAGTAACGACCCTGCCGAATTAACAGCCATGAATGCAAACACCACTTTATGGTCGCCATATACCAAAACTTTCGTATTAAGTGATTGGGCTGTAGAAGATGGTTCGTTTTTGAGGTTATCTACCCTAACACTTGGATATACCCTGCCTGCACAAATATCAAATAAACTGAAAATGAAAAAATTAAGGTTTTATGCTTCTGCTTATAACCTATGGTTATGGACCAATTACAGTGGTTTCGATCCAGAGGTTTCGACCAGACGGAATACACCGCTTACGCCTGGTGTTGACTATTCTGCATACCCAAGAAGTAAATCTTTCGTGTTCGGGCTAAACGTTAATTTTTAGAGACCATTTAATTTTAAGACAATGAAAAGAATTATATATGCGCTATTCATCATTACAGGAATAACATTTGTAAGTAGCTGTAAAAAAACATTAGATGCGCCATCAAAATCCTCGTTGGATGAGTCTGTTATTTTTTCTACCCCTAGCTTAGCCGAGGGTTCGGTAGCGGGCGTACTACAATCATTTGGGGAAACCAATTCGTACAGGGGCCGTTTTTTGGTGTTTTACGGACTTAACAATGATACCGAAGTATACAACACCTTAAAATCGGTTGATGATGACAAGGCAAAACTGTCTAACTACAACTGTAATGTGAACAATGGCCAAATGAACACTACAGATAATGCATGGGCTAAATTTTACGAAGGCATTGAAAGGGCCAACCTGGCGATCAGGGGAATCAGAACCTATGGTAATATAGAAAGCAACCCGGCAATGGCGCAGATCCTAGGCGAAATTTTAACCTTAAGGGCTGTTTTATATAACGACCTGATAAAAGGCTGGGGTGATGTGCCGGCACGTTTTGAGCCCATTACTACTGCGACATCTTATTTGCCAAGAAGCGACAGGGATGTAATTTATAAACAACTGTTAGCCGACTTAAATGAAGCAGCAGGTTACCTGCCATGGCCTGGCGATAATAGCACAACCGCCAAAGTAGAGCGCGTAAACAAAGCTTTCGCAAAAGGCTTAAGGGCGCGTTTGGCATTAGCCGCAGGTGGTTATGCACAGCGCCTGGATGGAACTGTAAAATTAAGTTCCGATCCGGAATTATCACACGATAAAATGTATGCCATTGCCAAAAAAGAATGTCTGGAAATTATTGCAAGCGGTAAATTAAGATTGCTGGGCTTTGAAGAAGTTTTTAGAAAACTAAATGAGGAAACCGGTGCCGCAGGTTTAGAATCGATGTGGGAAATTCCGTTTAGCGATGGCCGTGGCCGTGTAATTTTTGATCTTGGTGTACGTCACATCAAAACAGACCAGTACACGGGTCAGAACAAGGGTGGAACAGATGGACCAAACCCGATTATGTTGTATGAATATGAAAATGAGGATGTACGCAGAGATGTAACAGTTGTACCTTACGAATGGGATGGCGGCGATGGCACTAAAGGTGCAGCGCAGGTACCATCGGCTTTAGGCCGTTTATACTTTGGCAAATACCGTTACGAGTGGATGAAAAGAAGGGTAACCGCTACTAACGATGATGGATTAAACTGGATGTATATGCGTTATGCTGATGTAGTTTTAATGGCTGCAGAGGCGGTTAACGATATCGACGGTCCAGCTGCTGCAGCCCCATATTTAAAAATGATCCGCGATAGGGCCTACCCTACAGCCCCTGCCAAGGTTACGACTTTTATGGCTACAGCTACAGCATCCAAAGCTGCATTTTTCGACGCTGTTGTAAACGAAAGAGCATTGGAATTTACAGGGGAAATGCTTAGGAAAGGTGACCTAATCCGCTGGAATTTACTGGGCACAAAACTGGCTGAAGCCAAAACTAAATTACAGCAACTGGAAAACAGGCAGGGTAAGTATGCGGCTTTACCGGCTAAAATTTATTACAGAACCGCAGCCAATGGCGAAACTGTAGAAATTTATGGATTAAAATTCGGTGATACCGATGCACAGGGCCTTGCTCTAGGATATACCTCCAATAAAGCCTGGACAATGGTTACCGCTGGAGAAGCTGTTTCTTACTGGAATGCCCTTTACACCAAAGACCCCAACCTGCAGCAATATTGGCCAATATGGCAGGTATTTTTAGATTCATCTAACGGAATGTTAAATAATAAGCCCTTAAACTTGTAAACCCGAGGTTATGAAAAAGATTAATAAATATGCATACACCTTCTTACTGATGGCAACAGTTTGTTTATCGGCATGTAAAGAAAATAACTTAGAAGAAATTACTAAGTTAGAGGTCGACAGGGTTTTTTCGAGCCCGGGTTTAACGGCAACCATAGTAAATAAAACCGGAGTTAAATTAACCTGGAACGCTGTACCTAATGCCACCTCTTATACCATCGAAGTATATGATAATGCGGATTTTACCGGCACCCCGGTAAAATCGATTACCAGCATTACTGCGGCACAATTACCCTATACCGTAACCGGATTAATGGGTAATACACAATATGCCATTAGGGTAAAAGGAGTTGCACAGGGTGTTGCAGACTCCAAATGGGTTAGCATTTCTGTGAAAACAGAACCCGAGCAGATTTTTCAGGATATATTACCTGCTAAACTAACTTCAAGAACCGTTACTTTAAACTGGCCGGCTGGCGAGAATGCCACCACGATAACCATTAATCCAGGCAATATTACACGGCCTGTTACAGCAGCAGAAGTTCTTGCTGGCGGGTTAACATTAACAGGCCTAAGCCCAAAAGTAACCTATACTGTAACTTTACTTTTAGGCACATCAATTAGAGGAACAAAAACCTTTACTACTCCGGCTGAATTGCCTACCGGAGCGGATGTTGTAGTTTTAGCGGCAACAGATGATCTGGCAGCAATGATCCAGGCGGCTACAAAAAGCACAAGGTTTGTAATTCTGGAAGGAACAAAATATAACGCTGATGTTGCTTTTACATTACCAGCTGGAATAGACATTAGTATAATTGGTGAAGTTGCAGCGGTGAAACCAGTTATTTCGTTTACACAGGTTATTTTACCTAGCACTGGAGGTAAGCTACATTTCGAAAATGTGGACTTAACAGCTTATGCAAAAGGCGATGAAACATTGGCACCATCAACCAGACGCCAATATATCATTAATCAAAGTCTCGCTTCTACTATGGATGAAGTTTCTTTCGAAAATTGTAACATTCGTCATTTTGTTAACTCACCACTTCGTATTCAAGGTACCAATGCAATTACAATTAATAAAGTTATCGTAAACAATTGCATTATTGATAACATTAGCGTGGCAGATGCCGGTCCGGGAGTTGGTAACTATGCTTTTATTAATTCAAATGTGGCTACCGGTAAAATCAATAATATTACCTTAACCAATAATACTTTTTCAAATATCGGCTTTGGTTTGCTTTTGCATAATAAGGCGCCATCACTTACAGTAACGATAGAGAATAATACATTTTACAATGTAGTTGGCGATGGCAGGTATTTTATCGATTATGATACGCAAACGATTTCAAGTGGGTTCTCGTTCAAGAATAATATAATTGCTAAAACATTGTCACCAGCAGCAACTGCCAGGGGCATCAGATCTGCTACAGCACCAACAGTGGCAAATAATTACCAAACTTCTGATGTGACATTTACTGCAAATCCGGTTCCTGGCATTACTGCTTATACAGGGGTTAGCACAGCATTATTAACAGCTCCAACAACTAAGAACTTCAAAATAAAGGACGACGGTTATGTTGGAAAATCTACATCTGGCGATCCTAGATGGAGATTGTAATTTTATGAATTGATTTTTAAGGCAGAACTCGTTTCTGCCTTTTTTTGTTGAAATTTATACGAAAGAATTATTGTAATCAAATGGTGAAATCAACCATAGTCTGTATAGCCGCTACCTTGCTTTTATATCTTGGCATTTGCTCAAAAGTTTTTGCCCAGGATCCTAAATACCCATCGATGATAATCGTTGCACAAGATGGCAGCGGAAATTACAAAACCATCCAGGAGGCTATCAATTCAGTGAGGGATTTAGGCGAAAAAGAGGTTAAAATTCAGGTTAAAAACGGCACATACAAAGAGAAGCTGATTATTCCATCATGGAAAATTAAGATCTCCATTATCGGAGAAAAGGCCGAAAATACCATCATTACCTTCGATGATTATTCGGGGAAGCCAAACCCGATGGGTAAAGATATTTTTGGCCTTCCCAAATTCAGCACCTATACTTCATTCACCGTATTGGTTCAGGGCAACGATATCCACCTCGAAAACTTAACCATTATCAATTCAGCTGGGCGTGTCGGACAAGCTGTTGCCTTACATGTAGAAGGTGATCGTTTTGTAGCCAAAAACTGTAGGCTTCTGGGCAATCAGGATACCCTTTATGCCGGAATCGAAAATAGCCGCCAATACTATCATGACTGTTATATCGAAGGCACAACCGATTTTATTTTCGGTAAAGCAACAGTGGTGTTTCAAAATTGTACCATCAAAAGTTTAAGCGATTCTTATGTTACCGCAGCCTCCACTTCAGCGCAGCAAAAATTCGGATTTGTTTTTATAAATTGTAAACTCATTGCAGATCCGGCCGTAACAAAAGCTTATCTCGGCAGGCCCTGGCGCCCTTATGCAAAAACGGTATTCATGGCCTGCGATCTGGGGAAACATATTTTACCCGAAGGCTGGAATCCATGGAAAGGCGATCTCATGTTCCCAAATAAGGAACTGACCGTTTTTTATGCAGAATATAAAAATAAGGGAGATGGCGCCTCGCCCAAAACGAGATTGCCCTGGACAAAACAGCTAACAGATAAAGAAGCAAAAACCTACACTTTAAAAAATATACTTGGCGGAGCGGATCAATGGAATCCCCCGCAGTTATAGATCAATAAAAAATATGAAAACGAATTTCTTTAAAATTTTAGCTGCCGGAACATTGGTTGTATTACTGTCTTTTACCCTCATCCAAAAGAAAACTAAACTCTACATTATTGGCGATTCTACTGCCGCCAACAAGGAAGAAAAGGCCTACCCCGAAACGGGCTGGGGGATGGCACTACAATCTTATTTTAAAACCGATGTTGCGGTTGATAACCGGGCCTTAAACGGCAGGAGTACAAAATCGTTCAGGGCAGAAAAACGCTGGGACCCGATATTGGCCCAGTTAAATCCTGGCGATTATGTTTTTATCGAATTTGGTCACAACGATGAGAAAGTTGACAAACCAACAGTTGGTGTATCCTTAGCTGATTTCAAAATCAATCTGGTTAATTATGTAAATGAGACCAGAAGCAAAAAAGCCTTCCCGGTTTTACTTACACCAATTTCGCGCAGGAGTTTTAAAAATGGCGTATTAATCGATTCGCATGGCGATTATCCACGGATTACCCGTCAGGTAGCCGATTCGTTAAATGTTCCTTTAATTGATATGCTGGTAAAAACAGAAAGTTTGTTAAACCGCCTGGGCGAGGAGCCATCTATTAAGTTATTTAACCATGTTGATTCGGGCAATGTGAATTACCCAAATGGCAAAAAAGACAATACACATTTAAGCCTGGAGGGAGCCAAACAGGTAGCGGGTTTGGTGGTGAAGGGGATAAAGGAATTAAAGTTGAGTTTGGTGAAGAGTTTGAAGTAAAATATGGTGGGTATCGTCCTCGTTTGCAACGAGGATGTATGAGAATAGCGATTATATCGCCTACAATACCCGGCATTACAAATGCGTCCCTCAGTAATCCTCGTTACAAACGAGGACTATAACACATGATAAAAAGCCGCAAATTCAGAGATTTTAATCTGCGAATCTGCGGCTTAGTTTCTATAATTTAATTAGAAAATATACTTCGTACTTAAGAAGTTCGAATCATCTCCTTTAACAATTTCATTCAATAACTTTTTATTATCGTCAGTAAATTTGGTGGCCACCAAAGAACGGATCGAGAACGAACGCAAGGCATCCACTACAGAAAGTGTTCCTTCCGCACTGTCTTTACGGCCCGTAAAAGGGAAAGCATCTGGTCCGCGTTGGCACTGGCAGTTGATGTTAACACGACTTACCTGGTTAACCAAAGGATCAATCAATGAAGAAATTACCGCCGCATTATTACTAAAAATACTCACTTGCTGGCCGTGTGGCGAACCGATTAAATATTCAATAGGCTCTTCCAGATCATCAAATGGAACAACAGGAACAATCGGACCAAACTGCTCTTCGCGGTATAGTTTCATATTGCTGTTTACCGGATACATAATGGCTGGATAAACAAAAGTTTCTAAGGTTTGCCCGCCATTTTTGTTGATCACTTTAGCGCCGTG
This genomic interval carries:
- a CDS encoding pectin esterase, coding for MVKSTIVCIAATLLLYLGICSKVFAQDPKYPSMIIVAQDGSGNYKTIQEAINSVRDLGEKEVKIQVKNGTYKEKLIIPSWKIKISIIGEKAENTIITFDDYSGKPNPMGKDIFGLPKFSTYTSFTVLVQGNDIHLENLTIINSAGRVGQAVALHVEGDRFVAKNCRLLGNQDTLYAGIENSRQYYHDCYIEGTTDFIFGKATVVFQNCTIKSLSDSYVTAASTSAQQKFGFVFINCKLIADPAVTKAYLGRPWRPYAKTVFMACDLGKHILPEGWNPWKGDLMFPNKELTVFYAEYKNKGDGASPKTRLPWTKQLTDKEAKTYTLKNILGGADQWNPPQL
- a CDS encoding RagB/SusD family nutrient uptake outer membrane protein, coding for MKRIIYALFIITGITFVSSCKKTLDAPSKSSLDESVIFSTPSLAEGSVAGVLQSFGETNSYRGRFLVFYGLNNDTEVYNTLKSVDDDKAKLSNYNCNVNNGQMNTTDNAWAKFYEGIERANLAIRGIRTYGNIESNPAMAQILGEILTLRAVLYNDLIKGWGDVPARFEPITTATSYLPRSDRDVIYKQLLADLNEAAGYLPWPGDNSTTAKVERVNKAFAKGLRARLALAAGGYAQRLDGTVKLSSDPELSHDKMYAIAKKECLEIIASGKLRLLGFEEVFRKLNEETGAAGLESMWEIPFSDGRGRVIFDLGVRHIKTDQYTGQNKGGTDGPNPIMLYEYENEDVRRDVTVVPYEWDGGDGTKGAAQVPSALGRLYFGKYRYEWMKRRVTATNDDGLNWMYMRYADVVLMAAEAVNDIDGPAAAAPYLKMIRDRAYPTAPAKVTTFMATATASKAAFFDAVVNERALEFTGEMLRKGDLIRWNLLGTKLAEAKTKLQQLENRQGKYAALPAKIYYRTAANGETVEIYGLKFGDTDAQGLALGYTSNKAWTMVTAGEAVSYWNALYTKDPNLQQYWPIWQVFLDSSNGMLNNKPLNL
- a CDS encoding SusC/RagA family protein translates to MSRVLLLFTFLSFIGLSVAQAQNRQLTGTVKDKKDGQVLVGVSVSLSGTKNGTSTDANGVFKISIPTNGSVLTFTYIGYKTKNVTVTNETKLSVTLDEDANNLEEVTVNVGYGIVRKKDLTGAVGSVSADVIAAAPVSSALEAIQGRVAGINISSSEGSPDAQINVRVRGGGSITGDNSPLYIVDGFPVASISDIAPQDIESIDLLKDASSTAIYGARGANGVILVTTKNSKDGKTNISYNVFGGTRKIAKKLGVLSASDYVHWQYERALLDGSLTDYTQYFGNYQDIDLYNNVAENNWQDLVFGRTGTTFNQNLSITGGSDKTKYSLSHSLVNDKAIMQMSDFKRQNINFKLTHKLYNALALDFGFRYSDTKTNGGGANEQNEKSSADSRLKYAILYPSFPVPGLTASTDTNDEFNLYNPLVAISDNDQYVHRKAYNINGAATYEIIDNLKLRSEVGYDGLRNDQDRFYGITTYYVKNLADYPNLPTLSSMNTTRNSFRNTNTLNYSFSKILDKNHNLNVLLGQEFIKTEQNILTNEVHGFPKTFTFDQTRVLTTQGKASIIDNNFSPDDKLFSFFGRANYDYKGKYLLSATFRADGSSKFSSENHWGYFPSVSAGWRISQEDFMNSTKSWLTDLKLRGSYGAAGNNNIPPGQITQSFQNSTTTWINGFNNYWAASKIMANPDLKWETTVTRNIGLDFALFNSKVTGTIDAYLNKTKDLLILFPVGGTGYDSQYRNLGQTQNKGLEFSVNWNAIKEKNFDLSVNANISFNRNKVISLGSVKNINGTSGWASTEIGVDYLVEEGASIGRIYGYKSAGRYEVSDFTGYNATTGKWTLKPGIVDATSFVGTVRPGTMKIEDISGDGKIDLSDRSIIGNTNPLNTGGFSLNSRIYDFDLGAYFNWSYGNDVYNANKIEYTSTSKYASRNLISAMESGQRWTNLRADGTISNDPAELTAMNANTTLWSPYTKTFVLSDWAVEDGSFLRLSTLTLGYTLPAQISNKLKMKKLRFYASAYNLWLWTNYSGFDPEVSTRRNTPLTPGVDYSAYPRSKSFVFGLNVNF
- a CDS encoding LacI family transcriptional regulator; translation: MRFETSTIKDIAKALGLSTSTVSRALRDRYEISEETKKLVLAYAEKVNYRANPIARSLKERRSYSIGIIVSEIANNFFSQVINGIESIAYDRDYHVIISQSHESYKQEKLNVEHLASRSIDGLLIALSSETQDIDYLRDLYAKGLPIVFFDRVPKDFETHKVIANNFKGSFDATEHLILSGKRTIAHLTNSENLSITKERLEGYKAALAKYHIEFRPELVKYCQHGGMHSAELEQAVKELLPLQPDGIFISSDRLTTGCIMALKKTNPEVADKIAIAGFTNSNLVELFSPSLTSVKQPAFEMGQVATELLISMIEAKRPITEFETKVLDTELVKKR
- a CDS encoding GntR family transcriptional regulator is translated as MKTNFFKILAAGTLVVLLSFTLIQKKTKLYIIGDSTAANKEEKAYPETGWGMALQSYFKTDVAVDNRALNGRSTKSFRAEKRWDPILAQLNPGDYVFIEFGHNDEKVDKPTVGVSLADFKINLVNYVNETRSKKAFPVLLTPISRRSFKNGVLIDSHGDYPRITRQVADSLNVPLIDMLVKTESLLNRLGEEPSIKLFNHVDSGNVNYPNGKKDNTHLSLEGAKQVAGLVVKGIKELKLSLVKSLK